In Halanaerobium praevalens DSM 2228, the DNA window TTTAGCTACAGGCTCATTCACTGCAATAGCAGGCTATTTTTATCAAAAAGATCATAGTAAAACAGGTGCAATTAAAGGTTTAGTTTTGGGAGCTTTAGTAATGACTTTTTTAATGGCTGGTACTAATTTATTATTAAATCCAATCTTTTATGGTATACCACGAGAACAAGTTTTAAAAATGATGCTGCCAGGAATTTTACCTTTTAATTTAACTAAAGCTATTGTTAATTCAGTAATTACTGTTTTAGTTTATAAAAAATTAGCTCATTTTTTAATGAGTAAAGGTTTAATTAAAAACCAAAAATTATTTAAGCAGTCAAATGAATCGATTATTTAATTTGCTTTGTTAAATTTAGCTAGTAAATAATTAAACATAGCTTAAAATTAGTTTGACAAATAGCCCTTTCTGAGATAAAATTTTTATGAAAGGAGCTGTTTTTTTGCAGATAACTTTTTTAGGAACAGGTACTTCACATGGTGTACCTGTAATTGCCTGTGATTGTAAAGTTTGTCAATCTAATAATCCCAAAAATAAAAGAATGAGAACTTCAATTCATATTAAAAGTAAAGAATATAATTTATTAATAGATACCCCACCTGAGATGAGGTTAGAGTTAATTAAAAATAAAATAAAACATGTAGATTCAGTTTTCATGACTCATGCTCATGCTGATCATTTGATGGGCTTTGATGATATTAGAGCTTTAAATTGGTTCCAAGGTAAAGAAATGCCTGTTTATGCTGATCAAAAGACCTTAGAAAATATAAAAAGAGTTTTTCCTTATATTTTTACTAAAAAAATCTCAGGTGGAGGTATTCCTCAAGTAATATTAAAAGAAATGAAAACAGAATTTGTATTAAAAGATCTTAAAGTAACACCTATTCCAATTTACCACGGAAAAAATAAAATTCTAGCTTATAGAATTAATAACTTCGCTTATTTAACCGATTGTAGTAAAATACCAAAAAGTTCTTTAGAATTACTAAAAGGTATCGAATATGCAGCTATTGATGCTCTAAGATTTAAAGAACATCCAACTCATATGTCTGTTGACCAGGCAGTTAAATTAAGTCAAGATTTAAATTTAAAACATACTTATTTGACCCATATTTCACATAATTTAGACCATGAAAAATTAAAAGATTATTTACCTCGAAATATAAGTCCAGCTTATGATGGATTAGTAATTAATCTTTAGCAAACTTTAAATTAGAATAATTTTTAAAATAAAATAAAAATAGGTGATAGATTTGAATATAGTACTTGTAGAACCAGAAATACCTCAAAATACAGGCAATATAGCAAGAACATGTGCAGTAACTAATTCCACCCTTCATTTAGTGCGTCCGCTTGGATTTTCAACTTCAGATAAATATTTAAAAAGAGCAGGTCTTGATTATTGGGATAAATTAGATGTTAAATATTACGATAATTTAACAGATTTCTTTATAAAAAATAAAGATGGACGCTTTTTTTATGCCACTACTAAAGCACCTAATTCATATTCTGATCTTGAATATGAAGCAGATGATTACTTTTTATTTGGTAAAGAAACTGCTGGTTTACCGGAGTCATTATTAGAGTCTAATTTAGATAAAGCAATTAGAATTCCCATGAAAGATGATTTAAGATCACTGAACCTTTCTAATTCAGTTTCAATCATTATTTATGAGGCTCTGAGGCAAAATAATTTTATTAATTTAAATAAAAAAGGTAAATATAAAAAGGAAAATTAAATTTTATCTAGAAATATATTATATAATAGAGTAAATAGAAAGGAGGGGAGAAATGGAAAAAAACAAATTTTTTAATATTCTAATAATCATTTCAGTGTTTTTATTAGCAGTAACTATAAGTGTTTCTGCTTTCCAAGTTAAGTTAAATGACCGAGGAAAAGAAGTTATTGAAGCCCAAAAACATTTAGAAATTTTGGGGTATGAAGTAGCAATTGATGGTATTTTTGGGAAAAGTACTGAGGATGCAGCCAAAAAATTTCAAGCTGAAAACAACTTGCAAGTAGATGGTATTATTGGAGGTAAAACACTCAGCTTATTAAAAGAAATGATTTCTGAAAAAGTATCTTATGAATTATATGTAGTAGATAAAGGAGATACTTTGTCAGCAATTGCAGATTCAAAAAATATTAGTTTAAAAAAGCTTAAAAAATTTAATAATTTAGGTTCTGCTAAAATTAAAGTTGGTCAAGATTTAAAAATACCAAGAAAAAATATTGCTAAAGTTAAGTCAGTTGATAATAAAGAAAGCTCTAATTCTAAAACTGAGATGAAAACTGCTAAGATTTATTATACAATTCGTCCAGGTGACACTCTTTCTACTATTGCAGCACGTAGAAATTTGCCTGTAGAAGAAATTATGAATGCAAATAATCTTAGTTCTGATTTTATTAAGGCAGGAGAAGAGATAGTATTACCTATTACAGATTTTAAGCAGGCTGACAATTTAGCTAAAGATGAAGAAGTAAAAGAAAAACAAGCAGATGAAGTTCAAAAAAGAGTTAAAGCTAATAATTCAGCTCAAAAAATTGTTTATGAAATACAAAGAGGAGATGCTTTAAGTACTATAGCTAAAATGTATGGTACTAATGTCGAAACAATTCGTAGAAATAACAATCTGAATGGTAATAGAATTTTTGCTGGTGATAAGCTGATTATAAAAGATTATGAAAGAAAACCTTTTTCTTTAGGCAGAAATTCATTAATTTGGCCTGTTAAAGGAAGGATAAGTTCTAATTTTGGTTGGAGAACACATCCGATTAAAAAGACAAGATTATTTCATAATGGGCTGGATATTGCTGTTCCTAAAGGGACTGCTGTTAGAGCAGCTGCTTCTGGAAAAGTAGTACATAGTGGCTGGATGAATGGTTTTGGATATACAGTTATTATTGATCATGGTAAAGGAATAGAGACTCTTTATGGACACAATTCTAAAGTTACAGTTGCTAGAGGAACTGAGGTTAACAAAGGTCAAACTGTTGCTTTATCAGGTAGTACAGGTTTAAGTACTGGTCCACACCTCCATTTAGGAGTTTTGAAAAATGGTGAACCAATTAATCCTAGAAAATACTTACCTTAAATTTTATTATATTACCAGAGATAGTATATTTTTGGACTTTCTTTGGTAATATAATTAATTTTTTAAAACTTTTTTGCCTTTTTTCTTGACAAAGTGCTAATTTGTTGATATTATAAAAAGCGTCGCAAGAGAAATGGGCCATTAGCTCAGTTGGTAGAGCACCTGACTTTTAATCAGGTTGTCGGAGGTTCGAATCCTCCATGGCTCACCATTTATTTTTTATAGCGCGGGGTAGAGCAGTCCGGTAGCTCGTCAGGCTCATAATCTGGAGGTCATCGGTTCGAATCCGGTCCCCGCAACCATTTTTATTATAATTACATAATTTTATTCGGTGGGATAGCTCAGTCGGTAGAGCAGTGGATTGAAAATCCACGTGTCGACAGTTCGATTCTGTCTCCCACCACCATTTTTAAGAATATTAAAGCCAGGCAAATTGCCTGGCTTCTTTTTTTATTTATTTTTATTTAAAACTATATAAAAATTATTCAAAAATAGTATCTGCATTATCTAATATATTTTGAGGTATCTTTAAACCAATTTGACTAGCAGATTTTTTGTTTAAATATAATTTTAATTGTTTGGAAGATTCAACTCCCATTTGAGAAATATTTTCTCCTGCAAATATTTTAGCAGCCATTAAACCAGTTTGTTTACCTAACTGGTAATAATCTATGCCTAAAGTAGCAATTGCTCCTTGTTTAACTGAATTATTTTCTGAAGTAAAAACAGGGACTTGATTATTATAAGCAGTTTCTAATACTGTTGGCATCGCTGAAACAATAATATTGTCTGTTGGGACATAGATCGCATCTACTTTCCCAATAAGTGAAGAAACAGCTAAACTAACTTCACTGCTATTACTGACAGTAGCTTCTTTTAGTTCTATTTTCATTTCTTTTGCTTTTTGTTTAGCTATTTTGACCTGAACAGTAGAGTTAACCTCACCTGGATTATATAAAATACCTAAATTTTTAATTTTTGGTAAGAAGTTTTTAATCAAGTCTAATTGTTTTGCTACTGGATTCATATCAGTAGTACCACTAGTATTTGTACCTGGCTTCTTCATATTTGAAACTATTCCAGCTGCTATTGGGTCTGTAACTGCTGTAATTAAAACTGGAGTATCAGAAAGTACATTAACAGCTGTTTGAGCAGATGGAGTCGCAATTGCTAAAACTAAATCAAGATTATTTTGTTTAAATCTCTGAGCAATAGTCTGAGCAGTGGCAAAGTCTGCCTGGGCATTTTGAAATTCAATATTAAGGTTTTCACCCTCTAAATAGCCTTTTTCTGCTAGCTGATCTATAAAACCTTCTCTGGCTAAATCTAAAGATGGATGTTCAACGAATTGAGAAATCCCAATTTTAAATTTTTCCGCCCCCACATTTAATGAAAATACAAGTACTATAACTAAGACTAAAAAAATTAAATTATTTTTCTTTAAAATGTTTTCCATACTTATCTCTTCTCCCTTCTTCTAATTAATTTAATTAATTATATAATTAATAGCTTTCACTTGTCAATTTTGAATTTTTGATTTAATTTGTATATAATAGAATAAGTACGTTTAACAAAAAATAAATATGAGGTGTTTTAAATGACTAAAAATCCAGAAGTAACAATAAAAATGCAAAATGGAGAAGAAATTAAAATTGAATTATATCCTAAAAAGGCTCCAAACACTGTGCGGAACTTTATAGAATTAATAAAGACTGATTATTATGATGGGCTTAAGTTTCATCGGGTAATTAAAGGCTTTATGATTCAAGGAGGTTGTCCTGATGGAACTGGGATGGGTAACCCTGGTTATTCTATAGCAGGCGAATTTTCAGCAAATGGTTTTAATAATGATTTAAGTCATAAAAGAGGAGTTATTTCCATGGCTAGAAGTGCTGCTCCTGATTCAGCTGGTTCTCAATTTTTTATCGTTCACCAGGATTCTTTACATTTAGATGGTAAATATGCTGCTTTTGGTGAGGTTGTTGAAGGCATAGATGTTGTCGATCA includes these proteins:
- a CDS encoding ECF transporter S component translates to MDTKKITITAVLSAFALVLMLLIRFPMFLPFLIYEPGDIPILIIAFLFGPASALGASFMLSILMAVFTGLGGPFGAFMHFLATGSFTAIAGYFYQKDHSKTGAIKGLVLGALVMTFLMAGTNLLLNPIFYGIPREQVLKMMLPGILPFNLTKAIVNSVITVLVYKKLAHFLMSKGLIKNQKLFKQSNESII
- a CDS encoding LysM peptidoglycan-binding domain-containing protein, coding for MEKNKFFNILIIISVFLLAVTISVSAFQVKLNDRGKEVIEAQKHLEILGYEVAIDGIFGKSTEDAAKKFQAENNLQVDGIIGGKTLSLLKEMISEKVSYELYVVDKGDTLSAIADSKNISLKKLKKFNNLGSAKIKVGQDLKIPRKNIAKVKSVDNKESSNSKTEMKTAKIYYTIRPGDTLSTIAARRNLPVEEIMNANNLSSDFIKAGEEIVLPITDFKQADNLAKDEEVKEKQADEVQKRVKANNSAQKIVYEIQRGDALSTIAKMYGTNVETIRRNNNLNGNRIFAGDKLIIKDYERKPFSLGRNSLIWPVKGRISSNFGWRTHPIKKTRLFHNGLDIAVPKGTAVRAAASGKVVHSGWMNGFGYTVIIDHGKGIETLYGHNSKVTVARGTEVNKGQTVALSGSTGLSTGPHLHLGVLKNGEPINPRKYLP
- a CDS encoding MBL fold metallo-hydrolase, which gives rise to MQITFLGTGTSHGVPVIACDCKVCQSNNPKNKRMRTSIHIKSKEYNLLIDTPPEMRLELIKNKIKHVDSVFMTHAHADHLMGFDDIRALNWFQGKEMPVYADQKTLENIKRVFPYIFTKKISGGGIPQVILKEMKTEFVLKDLKVTPIPIYHGKNKILAYRINNFAYLTDCSKIPKSSLELLKGIEYAAIDALRFKEHPTHMSVDQAVKLSQDLNLKHTYLTHISHNLDHEKLKDYLPRNISPAYDGLVINL
- a CDS encoding ABC transporter substrate-binding protein — its product is MENILKKNNLIFLVLVIVLVFSLNVGAEKFKIGISQFVEHPSLDLAREGFIDQLAEKGYLEGENLNIEFQNAQADFATAQTIAQRFKQNNLDLVLAIATPSAQTAVNVLSDTPVLITAVTDPIAAGIVSNMKKPGTNTSGTTDMNPVAKQLDLIKNFLPKIKNLGILYNPGEVNSTVQVKIAKQKAKEMKIELKEATVSNSSEVSLAVSSLIGKVDAIYVPTDNIIVSAMPTVLETAYNNQVPVFTSENNSVKQGAIATLGIDYYQLGKQTGLMAAKIFAGENISQMGVESSKQLKLYLNKKSASQIGLKIPQNILDNADTIFE
- the trmL gene encoding tRNA (uridine(34)/cytosine(34)/5-carboxymethylaminomethyluridine(34)-2'-O)-methyltransferase TrmL; this translates as MDLNIVLVEPEIPQNTGNIARTCAVTNSTLHLVRPLGFSTSDKYLKRAGLDYWDKLDVKYYDNLTDFFIKNKDGRFFYATTKAPNSYSDLEYEADDYFLFGKETAGLPESLLESNLDKAIRIPMKDDLRSLNLSNSVSIIIYEALRQNNFINLNKKGKYKKEN
- a CDS encoding peptidylprolyl isomerase, which gives rise to MTKNPEVTIKMQNGEEIKIELYPKKAPNTVRNFIELIKTDYYDGLKFHRVIKGFMIQGGCPDGTGMGNPGYSIAGEFSANGFNNDLSHKRGVISMARSAAPDSAGSQFFIVHQDSLHLDGKYAAFGEVVEGIDVVDQIAEVDTGARDMPREDQIMESLEVDTFGEEYEKAEKI